One window from the genome of Elaeis guineensis isolate ETL-2024a chromosome 5, EG11, whole genome shotgun sequence encodes:
- the LOC105044564 gene encoding INCREASED PETAL GROWTH ANISOTROPY 1-like protein 1, with translation MPKAVEDTSSVALLKNRLNASLERNHSLEKENEQLRQEIHNLKIQIASLRAQDSDRRSMLWKKLQGSIGNNSFLQEKQMVQSNNTDEGLTCDNSISRPEFSGSPTATRERLPRVPKPPPKPTCLPQTPKTSNASWLPPPPPPPPFPSKLKGGSIKAVQRVPEVVEFYRSLTRKEGKPDTRTGALGIPAVTNAREMIGEIENRSAYLLAIKSDVETQGDFINFLTREVENAAYKEISDVEAFVKWLDEELSYLADERAVLKHFPKWPERKADAMREAACGYRDLKNLESEVSSFRDDMRQPTPVALKRMQALQDKLERSVHNVERVRESASKRYRDFKIPWEWMLDSGIIAQLKLGSMKLAKGYMKRVVTAMKFETVLEDDELIIQGVRFAFRVHQFVGGFDEESRHAFQELKKLASNCQSSHCTQLNGLSETT, from the exons ATGCCAAAGGCAGTGGAAGATACATCATCAGTTGCTCTCCTTAAAAACAGGCTCAATGCTTCCCTTGAGAGGAACCACTCTCTGGAGAAGGAGAATGAGCAATTGAGGCAAGAAATCCACAATCTGAAAATCCAAATAGCTTCACTTCGAGCCCAAGATTCCGATCGTAGATCCATGCTGTGGAAGAAGCTGCAAGGTTCTATCGGCAATAACAGTTTCTTGCAGGAAAAGCAAATGGTTCAGAGCAACAACACAGATGAAGGATTAACATGTGACAACTCAATTTCTAGGCCAGAGTTTTCAGGTTCACCAACAGCAACCAGGGAAAGATTGCCAAGGGTGCCGAAGCCACCACCCAAGCCTACATGTTTACCTCAGACACCCAAAACAAGCAATGCATCATGGCTACCGCCGCCACCACCGCCGCCACCTTTTCCTTCGAAATTGAAAGGTGGGTCGATCAAGGCAGTCCAAAGGGTTCCAGAAGTAGTGGAATTCTATCGTTCTCTaacaagaaaagaaggaaagccgGACACGAGAACTGGTGCTTTGGGGATTCCAGCGGTTACAAATGCTCGGGAGATGATTGGCGAGATTGAGAACCGATCAGCCTACCTATTAGCC ATCAAATCAGATGTGGAAACCCAGGGTGACTTCATCAACTTTCTGACAAGGGAAGTTGAAAATGCTGCCTACAAAGAgatatctgatgtagaagcattTGTTAAGTGGCTAGATGAGGAACTATCCTACCTGGCAGATGAAAGAGCAGTGCTCAAGCATTTCCCCAAATGGCCCGAGAGGAAAGCAGATGCAATGAGAGAAGCAGCCTGTGGATATCGAGATCTAAAGAATCTGGAGTCTGAGGTCTCCTCTTTCCGTGATGATATGAGGCAACCTACCCCTGTTGCCCTCAAACGCATGCAGGCACTGCAGGACAA ATTGGAACGTAGCGTTCACAATGTTGAAAGAGTTAGAGAAAGTGCAAGCAAAAGGTACAGGGATTTCAAGATTCCTTGGGaatggatgcttgactctggtaTCATTGCGCAA CTAAAACTGGGCTCTATGAAGCTGGCCAAAGGGTACATGAAACGAGTTGTGACAGCAATGAAATTTGAAACAGTCTTAGAGGATGATGAACTAATTATACAAGGTGTTCGATTTGCTTTTCGTGTCCATCAG TTTGTTGGTGGATTTGATGAGGAGAGCAGGCATGCATTCCAAGAACTCAAGAAGCTGGCAAGCAATTGTCAATCATCACACTGTACTCAGCTGAATGGTCTTTCTGAGACTACCTAA